In Spirochaeta isovalerica, the DNA window TCTTGGGAGCACTATAGTGGTTCTTCCACTGGTGTTTTCCAAAGCACTTATGTGGTATCATTGATAATATTCGTGTACTGTTTATAATAAAAATCCATCGCTTGTTTTGTTATTTTCTTAAATTCTTTTCTAGTTAACTCCGGTTGATGATAACTCTGAATTAACTCAGTTATTGATTTATTTCCTTTAGGAATTTGTCTCTCGATCGTTGAAATAAATTCGTTAATGTCTTCCGTCCAAGATTCTTCTATCTGGAAATACAATGAATAAACAGCACGGATTATTTTTTTTATTGATTTTTTTTGAACACTCATCCGTACTGAATCATCTGTTTCAGTTAAGGCAATATTTATGCTTCCGGGTATTTGCTCCTCTGCTGCTACGAAATATGTTTTTTGTAACTCAGGAGACGGATACAGATTGGGTACTTGGTTTGAAAGGTCTGGACCAAAAATACAAATTGATACAATCTTGACCCAAAAACCCC includes these proteins:
- a CDS encoding nucleotidyltransferase domain-containing protein; protein product: MKAIEELIPKLNNSQEFQPLIDTFIESIQKHASEIHSIYMCGSIPKGTAVPYESDADFTVVLKRNPTEFEKNSILNLTVETQNKFNIVTKIDVPICTVQDVLSNPYDWGFWVKIVSICIFGPDLSNQVPNLYPSPELQKTYFVAAEEQIPGSINIALTETDDSVRMSVQKKSIKKIIRAVYSLYFQIEESWTEDINEFISTIERQIPKGNKSITELIQSYHQPELTRKEFKKITKQAMDFYYKQYTNIINDTT